CAGTTAGAGCATCACCCTGCTGGAGAAATGGGGAACAGCAGTATTTAGAAAAAATGTCCTGGGGAACGTGAATACAAACAAATTACCTTCTGTTTGATAGCTCGTATCTTGGTCATTGGAAGATGGGACACTGCACGAGGAAGAAATATCTTGAGCGTACAGAGTACAGCCGCCACCTATGAAAGACGAACATTGAAAGTGATGGCAATTTAAAACAACTGTTGCTTAAAAGTAAAATATTTAGTACCGCCGTCCTTTACCTGGCTGACAGCTGGTTTGTACGACTACGTTGGCTGCCGCAAAGAATAGAAACGCAACAATTGAATGCATTAATTCGAAGAAAGTAGGTGACAGAGAAGCAGAACTCACGGTTTGAGCTCCATACGGTTGCTGGTTGGAAATGGTCCACCTGAGGTCCACGGAATGCACTGTCCAACGGCACACAATCTGTAGGCCACATGCAGGGCATACGCCATGAAACAAGGCACAGCCCGCACATAGAAGTGTGGCGAACTCACCATCGGCGTGTTCAGCTTGTGAGCAATGCACTGCGAAACCGGAAAAGGCTCTATTTGGCTCGGGGTCTTCGCTTAGTCCACCTGTCGTAGAGAGCGAGTAAGAGtaagaaaaaaatgttctgctTCGAAACTGAAATATGTGGTTCATTTGACCCTTACAATCATGACCGCAGTTCTGCGTGTAGACAGTAGCAGCTGCAAGAAATTGAGACGTGAGAATGCGGACTGACATCGTCTTATGGCGCCAGGGGCAGTACTCACATGAGTTACATGGAAAGTTAGACGGCTCCTGGCCAAGCTGAGGTTCACAGGGCACGCTTGACAAAATCTGCGGCGGCATTCCATCTGCATGCCCCACAAAAGTTGCGCGTCAATGAGCGCGAGACATTAAGCTATGGCGTCCGTTCACACGAAGTATGTACCTGCATGCAAGTATAATACACACAGCTGGAGCTCTGTGGAACTGCCCACAGGTCCTGGTCCAGGCGAGGTGCGCACGGTGGGCTTAGTGATGGAATTTCATCTGAAAACCAGAGCGAAATAGGCTCGCCATAATACGACGCATATCTAGCATTTCAGAGTGCCAGAGCATAGCAGAACTCACCATCAGCATGTTCTCCCGTTGCAAGACCTGCTGCGGGGCCGGACTTAATTGGAGCTTGTTCGGTACTTTTGCTCATGACTCCACCTGGCAAAGGTGGACAGTCGCAGAGAAGAGAGCGGATGTCTGCTACTCCGAACTGAAGTTCTTAGCCTTTTGTGCTAAGGTTCCCCAACGAGAACAGTAGTGCTGAGAGCAGAGTTCATGATTTACACGCGAGTTACCACGGTATTACATATCACACCGTTTAGCAATAATGACTATATGACACGAAAGCTAACAATGCTGGGgcacacaactttttttttctgctggcaaTTCTGCTTCAAAGCACATTGTTAGCATTATATATTTTTAGATGAGGAATAAATAACTAAACCACGATCATCTTACGCTTAGTTGGAGGCTTCCTGGGTGTGCGCCGCTTTCGATGCACAAAAAGGCTTGGTACTGCATCTGGCCTTAATTTCTTAATACCGTAATTCATAAGGACTTGGCTCTCAAACTGGTCTTCGGTGAAGTGGTCCTAAGACGAATAAAGTAAGATTTTTTATGACACAACCTTGCGAGGAACaatacaaagcacgaaaaatATATAGAGAGCATGAGCTTTCATAACTTAAACATGCACAAGTGTTGACACGTCAGCAGACCCCACAGAAGGCCACAAGAGCTTTGCCGAAGTCGGACGTTGGAAATCGTCAATATCAGCGCGCACCCCTGCGTTGGTGATTCATTTGACACCACCTATCCCATTGCAAAGTCCCACGCAGCGTGATTTTTGCACGAATTCGCGCCAGCGACGACGGCCTTGAACCAAAAATGTCTACAATTATGTTTAACGGAGGTCCTCACTTGCATTCTCAATTATTATCCACGCAGATATCGAGTATTCGAGCGATAGCTgcgttactgtgcctaggcaTAGTAATGCCCGATTTTGGTATGAACCCTGCCTGACAAATACgttcagcaatgcgcgcaacatggaagctagacctgaatagcgagcagcatgaacagcggggtcttcaacagcgataaccacctcTTTTgcgtcgagttcgtgagcgacggagcccaactgcaacaaaaaaaatacgcccattgatgcgcccaacatgagagatagacctgcaccgcgagcagtatgaacagcgtaggctcaaacagcgagaaccgcccttttactatcgaattcgggAGCGAAGGATTCCacctgtaacgacacaaatacggcaagcaatgcacGCAACATCAAAGCTAGACCTATATTGCGAGCAGCATGTACAGCGggtatcaaacagcgagaaccggctctttagtatggggttcgtaagcgaaggagttcaactgcgacaaaaattcctgcagcagtgcgcaagatggaagctagacctccaacgcgagccacgtaaacatgggggctcaaacaatatgaagcgtaacttccgagtcgagcctgcgaacgagtctgactgcaaccacgtcgacacgccacgtaatgcgcgcaacatcaaagctgcaccAGCAGAATCTAGCAGAActggcacggtgggcataagACAACAAGAAGCACAGCTTTCGTGGCCTACGAGCGAACGAATCCAAATACAACTATGCCAAACCGCATTTACTGCGAAAAAAGgctgcagtcgctcgcgcttcgcaccaaatcacccgaaaaaaaaaaaaagcacgactgacaactgaagaacggccactcacCTCACAAAGTCGCGGATCCAGCACATTGTCGAAGTGTGCCCGGCCGATCCTGTGCAGCCAAACCTTTCGGCGAGCCGCGTTGCGTTTTCCGGACGGaattggcaattttttttttccactgcctcctcggttgttgcatccatacgcgcaacagaagctcggcatcgccgcaacgcgaaaaaaaaaatggaaaaacacTTCCTGCCAAAACTGCCACACACAAAGAAAACGAGGCGCAGCTCCTGCCCCGGGAATGGCGCCGGCATCTGCTGCGGagaaaaaaagcgcgcgctaacacgtgaccacagCGCCTCGGCCAATGAGAGGCTCGATTATCCCTCGGCGCGCTAGGAGAGGAGGgaagccggaaagttcaaagctttgcgcTACTTTTGTTTCATTGAGGGGTTTTAGGAGCGGTgtggcagtggcgaccccaccgaggtgcggagggaggcggaaacagacccctttgcgaaggccgtaagaagaaaagaGCGCGCGCTCCcatcgagaccggccgtggttaaGCGCGCCGTTCGGGAGGTTTGCCAGGGAGGGCACTACGCCGCCCCCGCTTCTTTTCGCGCCTCGCGGAGACGCCGCCGTGAAGACTTTCTTACAACGaagagacctcctctccacagcACTGGTGACGGCGCGGTTTCGAGTCGTCGCTGCGAGGAGGTTCCAAGAAGTTGGAAAATTTCGCTTCGACGCACCCCTCACTCGcacagtcgcttgcatgtgaaccagcccttatcgcccggccaccgcgTGTGACTTGTCCGccgcgggccgtgagcgaggagccacgcgaggtgagcggaacgTTCTTCCCCCACCATTTTGTAAGCGTTCTCCCCTTTTGTGCTTTTCACCCCCGTACACGTGgagaacactccctcgttgcggcggctgctttgttgctgctgcttggaTTGCTCAGGAGCAacaaacgctcatccgagtagaatGCTCGTGTTTctcccctctggcccgaacccgccgtgatggccacttaccgcaccgcgggttggtGGTCACAGGTCTTACTGCTAGGGCTGGCGCGCTGGTGCTAGGGAGCGACTATCGCTTCTAGTCATTTGAGCGTcattacaagaataacccccatacAGATTGTCAAATTAAGTGACGACTATGCAAACCAGGCCTCGTCAGTGCTTTCGAGAAGGAAAATTTGTTATTTAAACAGCCTTACTTTTTGTCGCAGATTTGgattttttctcttgtttttcaaTACATTTATTAGCTTCAAGCGTCGCAATAAATCGCTATTGTTCCTTGTTAGCTTTCCACCTATTGTCTTCTCTTTGTCTGCGATTTAATCTTTTACGCTGCAGTATCCGAGACTGAAGCCGAGTAATAAGCACGACTTCTAGTCCTGCTTTAGTGTATTTCTATCGGTTCTTGTTATTTCCTTGCTGGCCGTCGCTTTCTCTCCATCACTCTTCGTAATTCTGAAAGCTGTTCGGTAAATCCGTCTAAGTACTTTACCTGCGGAAAAATCCTCCCTGGAAGGGGCCAAGGATGCATTGTCCCTGGCATTCCACTGAGTGCCCCTCCCCCCAAGCTGACACCAGACAAAGCATGCACCAGCCAGCTCGTTGTTCACTAGACCGAAAGGGCATGGAAAACGCATCTCCTGGACTGGAATGCTTTATGAGGAAGCGTCAGGAAACGAGCTTCCGTGAAAGCAACCAGCCCATTAAAGACTCATCTCCATGTATGCATTCTATATGATTTTGAttttgaccaaaaaaaaaatgatgggagGAGACAGCAGCGCTGTTCTGTACTCTATCATGTTGGAGCCGGTGGCAGTTGTAGTAGTATGTGGTTTATTATAAAGgaaggcatctgccatcgatactgaagaacctgagctggggcagcggaaataaaggatagcaggcagaatggagaaattaaatgaaagtgggggacaggaggagaggataggggtgagaggtaatatacacaaaaactatatGCACAATAATAagtatgtacaggttgcgcgcgtcaTTAGTTAATGATGAAATAGGAACCAGTGGGAAGAAATAGAAATCGGAGAAGGAGGACCCGACCCGGCAgaaagaatttcaagccgtgaaggaaaAGTTTTCGGAGTGGGGGGGGGAGGAGCTGAAAGCGCAACttcaaccgcgaagaaaagttcggggaacctgaaagagcctcaagccatgaagaaaagagtcaccgagagcccggcgatcctccGAGTGTTATAAACCAGACCCTtcttccgacgcgtacgcgagcgcccgtgcgctggcgccgatatctatcatggactgaTATCCGCACCTCGCAGAGGTttgctggcgtcttctgcagtgcgcatgagcaaagcggttctggcgtacgcctaGAACGCCGACGCTCGGCGCGTACGAGCAGGAAGCACACATGGAGTTGGcacttgagtttccccaaccagccgcctcaacatacgacgCCGAGCACTcagcgcaggagattttgtgtaccacgctTTGGGCCTTTTCTTCAGGATGCCGGTCTGTagcgaggggaggggggggggggggggcgaggtggcgatggcggttgttgtcttgtgtgttgcacatacatgtctatctcaatctgcctgtctcaatacatcgcaaaatcaaaacatctaaagagctgcgctcaaaattCGCATTACGTAGTAGCGTAATAATCAATGTTTTTAAGTTTCGTTTTTCAGGTTGAATTAATTCTGAATATTTAACGTGCGTAATAAACACACACCAAAAATCTTCAGAGATTCTCTCGGGAAAAGAAGCGCGTTCATTACGCGAGTGAATGCGGCAAATGGTTTATTGTAAACTTAAGAGCACATACCACTCAAGACGAATGCAGCCTACCCTTAAACAAACGACGTTTTCTTTCAGCAACACAGTGATAAGAAAATGTCGCGCGGGAATATTGAATGAACTTTACATCCTTACAATGTCGTTTTAAGattagtttgtttttcttttgcttcgggctagaataacttaacaaacaagcgcaaacaacGGTTCGCGGATTTGTTTGACAACTACGTAAAAAATCCAAGAAACAAGGGTGGTCCCAGGGTggtccccggacactgcggactcgatggaaatgagaccgccgacgccgaagcaaggagcgccttcagcagtggcctgcgtacagctgtaccattttctatagtggacacaacttgtctcatttcggaattgatgaggagggcgacggctaggtactgggccctggcagacacccgccacatccgccttaaacggctagatccgacgatgaccttttcagttcctcgcggaatacctcgccctattgcatgcgttatccgtagactacgtttaaatgtggcattcacgcgcaaatacttgcacttaataggacaagcggactccccggaatgtgccacatgtggcgtgctagagactatagaacatgttttagtggcgtgtccagcgtatgcacgttaaagactcatactcgcatctgctctgaagcctatggacacatcgctcctgtctgaggatttgatcctcggcgcttggccagatagtttagaactgtaaaggcaacgcgagcgctctcacgctttttgagcgacacggaccttgtctcgcgtttgtgatgtcagaatgtgtgccttgtttttttttaattttttttccttttttttatagtagttttttatctgcctcctcccatcatcatcgtcccccatcgtgacctttttttatctcctcttcccgtcccccagagcagagtagcaggccagatatttatttttcaggccaacctctctgcctttcttatcaacaaaaccctctctctctctccaagaaacaatcctactcatgctctgtgcaggttgttgggagagcagtggtggtggtttctatGTACAGGtgggattacccttactgtggtcaGTGGGCAAatgctccatctgagccccttaatttaaacaatgtatTTCTACCACTGTCCCGAAAAGACAGTGTTCTCGAAAAACTTTAAGTGTCTTCCTCactgttggccgctcagttcGTGAATGCTAAGGGTACACGATGAGAGCGACGGCGTCCAACAAAACATTCACTCTgctcagattgcacaggagtgtctcactaccatcacaaaacaaaaaaaaacctgaagtgcgccgctattcgtggtcACACGAGTTCATGTTAGATGCGCTATGTTCCGGATACGAAGTAGTTTATTTATctacacaatactgcagaccttcTGCTTAGgcccaagcaggaagggcacaaagatataatATAAAAGTGCAATCAGACAGTAATAAAAGCATTCGCGACAGATAAAATtgaagaacatcattatacagtAAATAAcatacatcatcaaaggccttcagaaagtcaacagcggatatcacaCTCTCAGGGAGATTATTAcagtcagtaaccgtcctcgaaaaaaaaagagaatttagAACCGTTAGTTTTAGTGAAATATAGCGCTAAACTATAATCATGGTGATGAGTTCcacgcgtttctgaaaactgtacatagcattacgccgataaaagaggtGGTTCATTGATCCGCCGCAAAGacaggcgacagcaattacagaACCAAGACGGCACCTTGCAACTCCCCAATTAATTGTTGATATTAGCCTTTTGGGCGtttccattgcgttcgcccaaaatATTCTTCTACAAGCATCCGATATCCCTGCTTTCAGTTTCCTTGattgtttatttcattttataagctttaatttggcttctaatcacgagttTAAATCctggagttcactaaggtggcactttggcCTAGTTGcaatgcagcgaaaagatacggcgctgGTGAGACATGgcacactgtatcactgcgtcctgtttctcctgggatgtatctcttctctggcttacaactcgtcaaaaagaaccacgcgttttcaaTCCACACAGCGTGCCCCTCGAACGAACTCAACAAGCCCTTCAACCATCTTGTCATTTCTGTCCCCTCCTTCTCTTCTCACTGGGAGCCTTTCTCAAAATCCTACTACTCAACATGCAATATTCGGGGGCACAGAAGGCTTCGCGCCGCACTGATAGTTTTCTTTCGCCCACAAAAGCTAGTTTTCTTTCGCCCACAAAAGCCCTTCCTgctcccccctcctcccacagTGTGGAAGTTAATCCGAAtaatggttaaccgcccaacccaaccccgccGCGGCgtgccctcccgtctgcctgcgtgcggctatgcgaggcaggaaaggggaaaagagaaAGGAGGAGTTCAGggtcatgcggcccgtggtggcagtttgccgaactaaatgGCCATGTCCCGGAAAACTAGGCTTGTAAGCGGCGTCAAGCACGAGCTTTTAGAGCCTGGACGAAGACTGTGGACCAGACCATCGAGTTCCTGTGGGCTTCTGTACGTCCCCGCCACCCGAAAAAGAATCGGGCGGCCAGCCAGGACGTCCTTCTGCTGGGAGGTGCCCAGATTGGGCTGCAGCACAGGGATTTGCTGAAGCTTGGCCCCAAGTACTGCTTGGAACCAGTTTTGTCTCCGCCAGAAAAGGTGGCTCTGGTGAAGAACATTACCCGCCCCGTTACCGAGGAAGACCGTCACCGCTGTATGGCGGAGTGCGTCGACGCATTGACGAAAACTGTACGTAGGCCATGGAACTCTAAGAACCTGCGACCTTTGGCTACGTTCTTCAGTGAGAATGCTTTGCGCCTTATGGTGTCGGATAAGGAAGGTTTTTTCGTTGTGCTCCCCGAGGCATCATACTCGCAGGAAGCCAGAGCGGCAATTGATAAAAACTTTAAACAGGTTAAGGTGAAGTGTGAACGAGTAAGGGACCGTGCAGTCGAAACGCTAACGCAGTGTAACCTCATATCGCTTGCTTCCAGTGTAAATAAAGCTCCAGCTTcaccgatttcctcaacaagaACTGGGCAGCAGAGACCGTTCCCgaagattggaagcatgcagaggtggttatgattccaaaaccgggtaaaaagctacaaatcgaaaacctaagacccatctccctcacatcgtgcctcggcaagctgtacgcgagagtggtaacattaaggctacaacaatacatggaggatcacgaactctatccccacagtatgttcggattcagggcgaagctgtcgaccgaagacgtacttctacaaatcaaagaagctgttctaagtaacgtccctagggacggagagaacgtaataatggcactggatatcaaaggagcttttgacaacgtaagccacgaagccatcctgacaggcctggacgatctgaactgcggcaggagggtcttcggttacgtcaaagctttcctctcagagagaacagcgacgatagggctgggagaactccgctcggagaagttccacacccctaacaagggaactccccagggctcggtcatctcacctacgctttttaacgtggcaatgatcagccttgcaaaacaacttaaagaagtcgaaggaatacaccatgccatgtatgccgacgacatcaccatctggacaaatacgggctcactaaaagaaaagatagaaaaactacaggaggccgcgacctgcgtagagaactacgtaaaagcgagagggctagcatgctccaccgaaaaatcagaacagGTCAGAGTCTGGCGAGGGAAATAAAACCtcacagtcccgaacagcgacgagcttaggctcaacgtctacctagagggaaaacccataccagagaaaacacataagaatcttgggcatgtggatacaatcaaaccaacggtgtacacatgcacttgctctactcaaagcttccaccctacaagttgcccgcatgatcacgcgcgtctcccataaacgctcgggcatgcgagaagaagacacgctaaagctggtcaggagcctggtgatcagccgagtcgcctacagtcttccatactacaacccaatcaaaagcgaaatccaacagattgatgcgattatacgcaaatcatacaaaacagcactccatctaccgcaatgcacatccacagagtagcttttagcactaggacttcataacaactttgaagaatgagagaggcacaacacgtcgcccagttgcagagactacagcagactccgtctggcagggagcttctgtggaagttgggatgcaacgaacaaatacaagaaatccagcgaaccgcgactatcccggacggcatacgaggcacaattagagtgacccccatccccaagaacatggaccccaacctacacgaagaatgcagaaaggcgagagccgagtacatccaaaaatcactagcccgccagacaacaacggtgtatgtggacgcagccacataccccagaaggacgggacaaaacaaccccaacgcggtagcggctgtggtaaactcggacatgcgggaaatcgtcagcgcgtcgctacgggactgcacggtagtcgaggctgaagaagtggccgtcgctctagcggcagcggagggctaccggactaagcgatccctAACAATACTAACCTAGTCTCAAACAGCATGCTGAAagttcatgttaggcagaataggtcacaaagcggtccgcatactccgctctggggaccgacccaaacaaagcacagaagaagaaccaataaaacataggatggtatggacgccgggacacgcgggagtggaaggcaaccaagcggtcgacagggtagctcgagggtacactttctaccgagctccctccacaagcgacctcgaggaagccgaacctgtccctagagattactcggcaatcttaaaccactacaacggctgcaggaaacggtaccccccaccacataaatctctctccagtgaagacgccgtcgcctggaggctgctacagacgggctcatacccgaatctaaatacactcaacaaaatacaacccacacaatacacagacaaatgcccatggtgccatgaaacacccacgctctatcacataacgtgggcctgccagaaaatagaggtggcaccaaaaataccaaacccgagtgcggagcaatgggaaggaatgctctccagcgaccgtcaggacgtccaattTGGGctagcacagctggcagcggcatccagcggagccctggactaggggcagacgaccattgctaagacggacgacacacctgactccgccaaattgctcacctactctctagagctcaataaacgttttccttccttccttccttccttccttccttccttccttccttccttccttccttccttccttccttccttccttccttccttccttcctccttccttccttccttccttccttccttccttccttccttccttccttccttccagctTCAAGTCTGGACGTGTTTTTTTGCCGCGAAAACGCGGCAACCACAAACCGAGTATCCCCTTTCGCCCAGTTGTGCCCAAGCGCCACACTTGGCAACACACAGTATCCGGTTATCTGCAAAAGAACCTCAGCGCCTTAGCAGTAGTCGACCCCTATGCAGTTCCTGACTCACAGGCGGTCGTCCAGTACCTCCAAGATAGTAACCCAGGAACCTGTTTTGAATTTGAACCTGTTTTGGATTTATTattgatgttgaagatttgtaTTATGCCCTACCTCACGACAAGCTCTTGACCACCGTGAAGGAATGCATCACACTAAAGAAAGATGAAGTAGCATTTACTGGTCGCAGCGGTATCACAGTAGAAGTCTTTTTAGAACTGCTTTCCTGTTAGCGGTGTTCAACGTTTTTGGAATGGCGCGGGACAATGTTCTTGCAAAAACAGGGTGCGTGTATCGGTTCTCGTGTAGCCCCGATACTCAGTAGTATTTTTCTATCAAAAGTAGACGTCGCGATCAGTGAATATCTTGACGGTCTTGCTTTTAAGATCTGGAGATATGTAGATTACTTTCTGGTACTAGTAAATAAGGGAGGTCACGCAAGGCGTGCGGTTGATGTGTTGAAAGTTTTTTAAAGAGAAAGACATAGGTCTAAATTTCACATTC
The Amblyomma americanum isolate KBUSLIRL-KWMA chromosome 3, ASM5285725v1, whole genome shotgun sequence genome window above contains:
- the LOC144126309 gene encoding THAP domain-containing protein 5-like — its product is MPSFCCAYGCNNRGGSGKKKLPIPSGKRNAARRKVWLHRIGRAHFDNVLDPRLCEDHFTEDQFESQVLMNYGIKKLRPDAVPSLFVHRKRRTPRKPPTKRGVMSKSTEQAPIKSGPAAGLATGEHADDEIPSLSPPCAPRLDQDLWNAAADFVKRAL